The Ignavibacteria bacterium genomic sequence TTTTTTCACCTTAAATTATTCCATATTTTTGTCCAGTTTTTGGGGGGAACTATATCTTTACACCATTATTTAGTTCTATTTCCTTCACATAATTTCCCTTTTTTTTAATGTTTCAGATTATAGATCCTAAGAATTATATTAATTCATGATCTGGTTTTTATATTCTTTTGGACTTAAGCCTACCTCTTTCTTAAACAGTCTGGAGAAGTAAGGCGGATTATCAAAGCCAAGCTGATATGCAATTTCAGAAATACTCTTCTCTCCGGAAACAATCATATTCTTAGCCTCGGAGATCACAAAAAGATGTATAAGCTCCATTGCGGTTTTCCCCGTTTCCTGCTTTAGGAGGTCGCTTAAGTATTTTGGAGAAAGATTGAGCTGGAGCGCCATCTGGTTAACCGTAGGCAAACCCTTCTCAGCTGCTTCTCTGGTCTCAAAATAACCGACAAGATACTCGTTGAATTTTGTAATTGTTGAACCTGATAAGGGTTTCCTGTCTATGAATTGCCGCTTATAAAAGCGCTGAGCATACTTCAGCATCGAATCAAGATGGGAGAGAATAATGGGTTTACTGAACTCATCGGGATTGTTGTGATACTCGGCTTCAATTTTATGGTATAAAGACCACATAACTTCTTTTTCTCTTGGAGAAAGATGAAGGGCTTCATTGATTTCATAATCAAAGAAATTATATTTCCTGATCTCCTTGAATAAAGAATGCCCCATTAAGTAATCCTCATGGAAGTAAATTGAAAATCCCTTCTCTTTAATTTCTACATCGTATATATTAAGGACTTGTCCTGGTTTCAAAAAATACATCAGCCCTTTATCACTGTCATACTTTGTCTTCCCATACCAAAACTCTCCACTTTCTATCTTCTTAAAACAGATTGTATAAAAGTCGTATGAAACTTCCTTATTTTTCATAGCTTCACTGGCTTCATTAAATTGGACCAACCCCAACAGGGGATTCTCCGGTGCCGGAACCCCCTGATATTCAAACAGATCGCTTATTTTCTTAAAATGCATCAGCTTCTCCTTTTACTTTATACTTTAACTATAAAACATCATGCTCCAGATGCCCCTGCCTTCGAGCATAAGTGTAGTAATTGGTATGAAATCAATAATTAAATTTTACTAATCAACTGTTTTAATGATCTTAGCAGGGATTCCACCAACGACCATATTGGCCGGGACATCTTTAGAAACTAAAGCACCGGCGGCCACGACGGAATTCTCCCCTACAGTTACACCTGGCAATATGGTAACACCAGCTCCAATCCATGCGTTCCTTTTAATAACTATCGGCTTTACGATAAGAGCCTTTCTCTCAGCAGGATTCACAGGGTGACTTTCAGTAATAAGATTGACTTTAGGACCTAAAAGAACATCATCTTCAATCGTTATTCCTCCCAAATCCAAAAAACTACAGGCATGATTGATAAATACATTTCGTCCTATCTTTATGAATTTTCCAAAATTGGTGTAAAATGGGATGTAAATTTTAGTGCTCTTATCCAGAGTACTACCAATTATTTCACTCACAATATTTCGTATCTGATCAACATTTGTCGCCGCATTAAGCTTTGCAGATAAAGGCATTGTCCTGGAAACTACCTCAAAGATCCTGGAATATTGAGGATCATCAAATGGAATGGCCTCTCCAGACCTCATTCTATCAAAGATGTCATCCTTATTTTTGTCCATACTTACCCTGTTTACCCTATCTTAAATAAATTACCTTTATTAAAATGTTGCAGCATCAATTACAAATCTGTAGCGGGCTTCTTTATTCATTACCTTTGCCCAGGCATCATTGATCTCTTCAGCTTTAATAATCTGTATCTGCGGATGAATTTTATTATCTGCACAATACTGAACAACTTCCTGAGTTTCCGGTATACCGCCAATTAAGGAGGCATTATAGTTAACACGCGAAGCGGCAAGTCCAATATTGCTTAATTTTTCTTCAAAACCAACGGGCATGCCCACCTGTGTAAAAAAGCCGTTAGGCTTTACAACTGACGCATAGGAAGCTATATCAAATTGTACAGGGATGGTAGAAATCATATAGTCCAGTTTCCCTTTATACGGCTTAAACTTTTCCGGACTGTCCACAACAATGGCTTCTTTTGCTCCAAATTTAAGAATATCCTTTACTTTATCCGGAGATGTTGTAAAAGCGTATACCTCGGCACCCATGGATACTGCCAGTTTAATGGCCATATGCCCTAACCCTCCGATGCCGGCAACACCTACTTTATCTCCTTTCTTGAATTTTGCTTTCATAAGAGGTGAATAGGTGGTAATTCCTGCACAAAGCAGTGGTGCCGCTTCCTGGAAGCTGATATTTTCCGGAATATGAACAGCAAAATGATCCCTTACAACAATGTTACTTGAATATCCACCCTGGCTAATGCCGGAAGGAGATGTTTTATCAGGATAACCATATGTAAAGAGTGTCTTACCATTATCACAGAACTGCTCTTCCCCGTGTTTACAGCTTTCACATTCCATACAGCTGTCCACCATACAGCCTACGCCTGCCCTGTCGCCCACCTTAAATTTAGTTACGTTTTTACCAATTGCCGAAACAACACCCACAATCTCGTGACCCGGAACCTGAGGATACTGCTGAGCTCCCCAGTCCCCTCTCATCTGATGAATATCGGAATGGCAGATGCTTGCATATTTAATTTCAATTAAAATATCGTTATCGCCAACGGGCCTGCGTTCAAACTCCCAGGGGCTTAATTTCCCGGATGTATCTTTTGCTGCGTATCCTCTGGATTTAATATTTTGTGACATTTTTTCTCCTTCATTTTCTCTTGCGTTAAAATTTGTAGTTCCAGCCAGCAATATTCCTGCTCCCAGCAGTGCAGATTGCTGCATAAATTTTCTTCTCGAGATATTGTTTGCTGTACTCATTTTATGAACTCCAATTACTGATTAAATTATCAGGTTAAAACTCACAGTACTAAAATAAGAAACGCATTAGCTAATGGACTTATACAAAAGGCGGAATTACTTATACATTTTACGGCCGGGTATTTTTATGGACTTCACCAGTCATTCTATGTGCTAAATTACATATTTGCCTCATACAACCAATCATATACTATATTAGTTTATGAAGCCCGACCAATGAGTGTCCTGCATTTTCCGGGAACATGCTGGTAGATTAAACTTAATGCTACAGCAACTGAACACCTCACGACTATCCTATTGGCTCAATCAGCACTGAGATGAGTGCAACCTTTGCGCCTCCAATTCTGTCAGGAAGATGCGGCCTAATGTAAAGGCAACACTCAAGGCATCAGAAGGGTTTTGATTGCCCTCCTCTCATCCATTGCTTTATATCCTCCTGCGACTTTTTCAAGCGGCAGTTTCAGATCGTTTGATCGATTTTATCCAATTAATATACTCACGACAGTTTGACCTTCACTGTAGCCGAACGGGCACGTGAATTTAACATCGGACTTAGATAGGGATTTCCATTATATTTCTTACGGTAAGCGTCATCTATCAGATCATTTACAGGTCCGGTAATAGACTCGAATGTAACTTCCTTCGTCATACCGGCAGCTGTTATGCGGCCTGCCTTCTGCTTCATGGCAGATTTATACCAACTAGAGTCCTGTCCGTTGTATGCCCTCACGTAAAGATCATTTCCGACTACAACTGACCAGATCCAGGTCGGTGTACCATATGTCTTTCCATCATCACGAAAAGGTGAAATGTGCAGGTCATCAGTTTCTGCTATCTTATTTAATTCCTCTTTAGGCCATGCAGCCATTGTGGGTTCTCCTTTCTTTACTCAGGCTTCGGTATTGCTCATCACTGACCTTTTCCATCCAGTCGACAGCTTTACCATTTTTCTCTTCCTGAATAGCAATATGGCTCATTGCTTTATCCGGGGAAGCTCCGTGCCAGTGTTTTTCTCCGGGTGTAAACCAGACTACATCGCCCGGATAGATTTCTTCAATGGGACCGCCTTCACGCTGCACCCAGCCCAGCCCTGATATTACAATAAGTGTCTGGCCGGCAGGATGGGTATGCCAGGCAGTTCTTGCTCCCGGTTCAAATGTAACCAGCGCTCCAGCCGCATTGGTTGCTTCCCTTTTCTGAAAAAGCGGATCTATTCTAACAGACCCTGTGAACCAATCTTCCGGTCCTTTTACTGATGCTTGTG encodes the following:
- a CDS encoding helix-turn-helix transcriptional regulator, whose product is MHFKKISDLFEYQGVPAPENPLLGLVQFNEASEAMKNKEVSYDFYTICFKKIESGEFWYGKTKYDSDKGLMYFLKPGQVLNIYDVEIKEKGFSIYFHEDYLMGHSLFKEIRKYNFFDYEINEALHLSPREKEVMWSLYHKIEAEYHNNPDEFSKPIILSHLDSMLKYAQRFYKRQFIDRKPLSGSTITKFNEYLVGYFETREAAEKGLPTVNQMALQLNLSPKYLSDLLKQETGKTAMELIHLFVISEAKNMIVSGEKSISEIAYQLGFDNPPYFSRLFKKEVGLSPKEYKNQIMN
- a CDS encoding sugar O-acetyltransferase produces the protein MDKNKDDIFDRMRSGEAIPFDDPQYSRIFEVVSRTMPLSAKLNAATNVDQIRNIVSEIIGSTLDKSTKIYIPFYTNFGKFIKIGRNVFINHACSFLDLGGITIEDDVLLGPKVNLITESHPVNPAERKALIVKPIVIKRNAWIGAGVTILPGVTVGENSVVAAGALVSKDVPANMVVGGIPAKIIKTVD
- a CDS encoding NAD(P)-dependent alcohol dehydrogenase, with the translated sequence MSTANNISRRKFMQQSALLGAGILLAGTTNFNARENEGEKMSQNIKSRGYAAKDTSGKLSPWEFERRPVGDNDILIEIKYASICHSDIHQMRGDWGAQQYPQVPGHEIVGVVSAIGKNVTKFKVGDRAGVGCMVDSCMECESCKHGEEQFCDNGKTLFTYGYPDKTSPSGISQGGYSSNIVVRDHFAVHIPENISFQEAAPLLCAGITTYSPLMKAKFKKGDKVGVAGIGGLGHMAIKLAVSMGAEVYAFTTSPDKVKDILKFGAKEAIVVDSPEKFKPYKGKLDYMISTIPVQFDIASYASVVKPNGFFTQVGMPVGFEEKLSNIGLAASRVNYNASLIGGIPETQEVVQYCADNKIHPQIQIIKAEEINDAWAKVMNKEARYRFVIDAATF
- a CDS encoding DUF2255 family protein codes for the protein MAAWPKEELNKIAETDDLHISPFRDDGKTYGTPTWIWSVVVGNDLYVRAYNGQDSSWYKSAMKQKAGRITAAGMTKEVTFESITGPVNDLIDDAYRKKYNGNPYLSPMLNSRARSATVKVKLS
- a CDS encoding cupin domain-containing protein — its product is MEIIKNGSQASVKGPEDWFTGSVRIDPLFQKREATNAAGALVTFEPGARTAWHTHPAGQTLIVISGLGWVQREGGPIEEIYPGDVVWFTPGEKHWHGASPDKAMSHIAIQEEKNGKAVDWMEKVSDEQYRSLSKERRTHNGCMA